GCTCTGCCACCACAAACCTATTGATCTTCAGTTTTCGCAGGGTTCGTGTGTGCAGAGCCCGGAGGGATCCCGTCTTGGGTGAGTCCAGGTAGAGGGTCTCCAGTCGCGGACACGTCTGCATAATCACCTGCAGCGTGGCCTCATCCGTGGCCGTGTCGTGGACGTACCTTAGCCGGCACTTGAAATGGTCGTCGACATTGTCGAAGATGAACTTGAGGGAGGCGCCCACAAACGAATAAGTGGACAGCGTCTCCACCTGTGGGCAGTGCTCTAGGATGAGGGCAATGTCCGAGTAGCATATGTTCTCCTCTCCGGGCATGCCCACGTCCACAACAGTCAGGGACTGCGAACAGACTCCCTTGGCCAGCACATCAATGCCGATCTCTGTAATGTCCGTCTCCCCGGAGATGTCCAGAATTTGCAGGCGTGTTGACCATTTGCCAATCTCCTCCAGCAACTGATCGTTGGCTATGTACGGCACATACAGCTTCACCAGCTGCTTGCAGCGTCTCACAATGTCGTACATGTAGTGCATGTGCTCCTCCTTCACCCAGATGCCTTTGATGTTTAGGACCCGCAGGCCAGCGCCCTGAGCAGCAATAACCTGCAAAAAGGGAGATCCATCTAATAGCCAAGATCTCGCAGGATGCCGGAGAATAATTACCTGAAGAATCTTCTCATAGTAACTGAACGGAAAGACCTCCGTAAAAAGAAAGGTGACGCCGCAATTGAGCAGCATTTGCAGGCAGGTGAACCTCATGTTGGCGTCCAGATAGTCCGAGCTGAGTATGACCCGCAGCAGATCCTGGTAGATGTTCGATGTGGCACCCGACTGGGCCAGATACTCGTTCAGCTCGACCATCACAATATTGATGTCTAGATGGACATCGGGGGCGTACTGCACATAGCTGATGGTGGACACCAGCAGGTTGGCTAGCTCGGCCAGAGCGCTGTCGCTCAGCGTGCGCACGCTGCATTTTTTTGACATGTTTCTGTGGTCGTAAACAAAATGCGACTCAGCAAAAACTGACGACGTGTCGGGGCAAGAAGATCGATTGAGGACTTTTCTGTGGTTACATCACTCGGTTCTCGGATCGCTCCAATGGTTTGGATTAGGTGTTCGTTTGGTGTCCAAACCTTTCTTAAGGTATAACTATTTTATCGAATTTTCTCgttgcatacatatgtaggtatatattctttatatttataaacaaAAATAGAATCTAAAATTATATATGCGATGGAAATTGTTTTCGCGCTGCGGGCAGAGAGCGTACGTGCCAAACGTATGGACAGCGCGAGGCAGACTGAGAGCCAACAATAGGACGCCAATAGTTTGCTGCTTCCTCAGCACAGCAGAGCCAGTTTGGCGGCTCTTTTAATGGCTCTACGATTTACCCAGGGAAATGGTCATCTATTATATATGCTTTACGGAATACTAAGAGAGGTTTGCCTGGCTTAACTTGGGAGATTCTAAGGATGCAGGTAGCTGGGCAGCTTCATGCGCATAAACAGCCACGTAGTGAAGAAGGACACCAGTATAAATATGAATCCCATGGCGGTGAGGAGCAGCCGATTGAGATTCGTCTTGCCGGGTGAATGCGTCTGATCCATAATGATAAAGCCCAGGCCGCCGACGGTGAAAAGAAAGCTGCTGGCAAGTCCCTCCATGATATATTGTCCGTTTACTCGATAGGGCATAAAGGCCACAGGACGTGAGTGACCGTGCTCGTCCACAGTGGCACCCACGCTGGGCGGCTCCACTATAACATCATAGATAATGCCTGGAAAATGATGTTTGAGCTATAGCTATGATATCTGCAGCATTTTTGTGTACGCTATATAGAAACACTCACCGCCGGTCACCAAAAAGTACGAGAGCAAAATTACACTGAACACAGCCATCGGTGAGGGCATTGGGATGCTGAACCGCCGCACTTTGATGTTGGGCGGCACCAGTATGTGGAAGGGAAGGCTGTACAACGTCTCAATCATGGCTGCAGCTTCAGATATTAACAATAATTAATGTAAATAAATGGTTTTCTTTAAATTGCGACGTGTTCAGTGTGACCGTGGATGTATCTATAAAATATACCAcctcatttaaaaaatataccgcaaATATACTGACCAATTCAAGTTCTAtgttacatattcctcgtttttgatcttccgtcgaatattcgCAACAACAAATAAAAAGTAGCTCCATCCCACATAAAATAAATTGAGTAACCGAGTAAAAGACAAATTAAACAAGCATGGCAGACGCCAGTGCATATGAAGCAGGTAGGTGGGCAGCACTAAGTATTGAAAAGGAATGACAATGCTTTTTTGTTGCAGTTATATTGCCGACTATTGCCAAGAGAGTGCAAAATATTGGGGACCTAGGCTTGTGGCTGCGTTCCCGCGCCTACCATGATCTCATTGGCTACATCAATGGCACCAGCTCGGCCATACAGGGAATCAAGTCCACCGACCCAATGTACGAGTCGGACATGCTGCGCAAATTGTTGCGCATCTTCGAGCTACTGGAGAAGTTGGTGGAAAAATATCCGCCCTTGGACCAGCCGCAGCGCTTTGGCAACAAGGCCTACCGGGACTGGGCTCGGGACATGCGAGAACAGTTGCCAGAGCTGCTGGGACAGCTCTTGCCCCCCAGTAAGCAGAAATACTTGAACGAACTGCAACAGTATCTGACGGAGGCCTTTGGGAATGCAACGCGTATCGATTATGGCACTGGACACGAGCTGTCCTTCATGTTCTTTCTGTGTGCCCTGTTCAAGGCCGAGATACTGGACGAACAGGACATTGTCAGTGCTGCGCTACGCCTGTTCAAACGGTACTTGGAGTTTGCCAGGCAGTTGCAGCGGACATACAACATGGAACCAGCTGGCAGTCAGGGTGTCTGGTCGCTGGACGATTTCCAATTTGTTCCCTTCATCTGGGGCAGTGCACAACTCTCGGGCAAGCATACGAAAATGTTGACCCAACAATGATTGTTATTCATACCTGTTTATATTTTCTGTATTGCAGTCCGAAGTCCATTCGATCCAGCCAAATTTGTGGAGGAGCAGATAATCAACGACTACAAGGATCAGTACATGTTCATCAGCTGCATTGATTACATCTGCAAGGTGAAGACTGGCCACTTTGGCGAGCACTCAAATCAGTTGTGGAGCATCACGGACGTTCCGTCGTGGGTGAAGATCAATATGGGTCTGGTGAAAATGTATCAAAAAGAGGTGAGAGTTCCCCCAGAGGCAAACcgtttttgtattattttctAAATCTTGCCAAACCACACTTCAGATCCTCTCCAAGTTCCCGGTGATCCAGCACGTTTTCTTTGGCGATCTGATGTCCTTCGACACGGTAACCGCTGGCACAACTATCACTAGCGCCCGTCTGGGTCATGTGGCACCACCGCCGTCGAAGCGTAAATGCATAGTGCCCACCTTGGTGCCACAAGCTCCCCAGACACAAGCGCCCCCACCGCCGACTGAGGCTCTAGTCAACGACCAGAATGCGGGCGATTCGAGTAGCGAGAGCAGCGACAGTAGCGTTGTCCTACGTCCATCGGCATCAGCCTCTACGGCTTCGCTGGTGGCCGCCGCCGAGGGATCCGGTGACAATTTAAATGACATACCCAAGGATACGGCAGCCGAGTAGTTGTTAATGATGGATGATCCAACCTGTGTTACAAATCTCTTATTAATAGCGTTGCCATTTACTCAAAAATAAATTGCTTTAAATGTGAATTGGGTGTTTCTCTCTAGGCAGAGGCAAAGATGGGAGATTAAAGAGTTTTATGTTATTATGTCGATATTCAACTAATTGTatgaaaatgtaaatttaaGTGTTCTGGGTTATAATATATTTTATTGACTGGATTGAAATTCTGTTTTCCATGTCGATTGTAGGTTTAGCTCTCATACTTCTGACTAATCTGGCGACCATTGAAGGCACTTTGGTACTAGGTATGGTTCTGTTACAAAGCATTAAAGCTAGGATTAAACCGAGGAGAAATTATAGATTATTTTACTGTCATTGATGAAGAACTGTTCACAAAAATTGGTATGCAATCAGACATCCATACGGACTTGATGTAAAATCGAACACTGCTCATTATTTGtaaatttattaatttaagTTTTTGTTTAACTGTCATAACTTCTGGCTATGTCTGCTGATATTTGAAGGTTTTCAGCTTTTAAAGCAGAGCAAAACAGCAAAACAGCAGTGCCAATAGTTAGTTGATTCTTTAAATTAGTGACAAATAAAGGTTGCTTTATCATTAATGTGTAAAATCTACTGGAATGAGCAATCAATATAAAAAGCTTTGCTCTTTTGTTTGGGGGTTCCTGCTGCTGAAGGTGTGTTCTTTGGCTGGTTCTTGTGGCTCTCTGTCCTTGTCCGTGTGGTGGCCGTATTCTACAAGGTATCCTCAAAGGCCGCCATCAGATTAGTCCGCGATTTGCAGTTCATTCGGGCATGTAACTGGGGAAAAGGATAATGGAATCTTAGTGGGGGATACCTAGCTTAAGGTTATATAAGCCATACTTACATGGGGCCTGAAGGCTCGTTTCCTTTTGCGCATTGGAATCTTCCAGCCGGTTTCTGTAGACGGGAAAGAAATGAGAACAAGTAGTAATTATCTTTTATGATTTCCGCGTGCCTACCGTTGCCACTGATGATAGTGGCCTTCTTGCCTCCAGGCGGCAGTGTCGGTTGTCGGAGTCCCGAGCTGAAGCCGGAGACCGAAATGATCCCTTTGTTCTCCGGCTTTTCAAAGTTCTGCATGGCTGAGATTTCCTCGGTGAGCTTTCCGATCTCTTCCTCAAGATCGATTGGATTTTTGTCGATGATTTTTCCCTTGGCACTGAACCCTTTTTCGACGcgcttgtatttatttttatccTGAATCAACTTACAATTTCCCTGCATGAGGATGTTTACTTTAAAAAGGGCTGTCTCTACCATGGACTGGCTGATTCGCAGCTTGTCGCTGATATCTTCGTCCGAGCTGGACTCGTTCAGCACCGTGTTAATCATTTTCTCTCCCGGCTTTTTGCCCTTCTTCAGGGCAGAGATCTCCTCGGCGAGCTTCTCCGTCTCATGCTCAAGACCGATTATGTTTTTATCGATGATTCTGCGCTTGGcactgagaagatcctcaacGATCGCCCGAGTTTTCTTCTCCAGCTTTAGCTTACGCTTCTCCTCCATGTGGTTGCACGTTTTGAAGATGTCCATCTTGGGCGAGCAGTCGATGTCGACCTCTTCGTCCGAGGTGGACTCGTTCTCCACGTCGCTGCAgacctcctcctcatcctcgcTGGACGAGTCTCTGAGTATTTCGTCGGGTACTTTTACGTAGAGCATCTCGAAGGCAAGCTGAAGCTTCTCGCACTTGGTCACGATGTTATGATGTGCCGGATTGTACTTGTAGCAGTTGGAGAATATTAATTGCATATCGGCCGCGAACGCCGAAGCACTCTTGTACACCCGATTGTCCAACTTCTGCTTCACGGTGCCCATATCCATGGGCGTCTTGATTATGTTGTAGTAGTCGTAAAGACCCAGATTCTGTACATCCACCGGTTTGTAGAAGGGCCGGGCATAGGCCGAGTGCTTCCTGCTGAACAGCACTATGAGGATCTCGTTGCATACCTTAAGAGCCTCAGAGAGTTTCTTCTTTGGCTTTACCAAGCGTGACTCGAACTTGACTTTGGGCAGCAGCGCCGATGGGCCTGGCTCCTCCATCACTTTGTGCATCGTGGAAAAGTCGTCCTGAAGCTTCACCATGAGCATCGCGGATAAGTCTACCTCGGGCAGCGGCGGAAGGAATGGCTTTACTTCGGGCAGCACCTTCACCTCGGGCATTGTGGGTAGGTTTACATCAAGATGCACCTCGAGCATCGTGGATATGTCCAGCTCAAGGTCCACATCGGGCGGCGATGATATACGTGGCTGTAACTCGGGCAGCGCCGAATCCATTAAATCCATTGAATCCATTTCAAGGTTAAGTTAATGTTTGCAGTTTTTTGAAGCGTAATCTTGTGGCTGCACAAATGCACGTGCGTTTCTGCAAATAAGAACGAACGAGAAGCAGTATAAAATGTTCCACCCAAATACTTGGTATGTTGGCACTCACTTCTTGATCGGTTTTATAGCAGAAGTGCGTtcctttcttcttttttttatatttcgtTTGTTTTTCCGGCAAAATACTTATTTGACGCAGTGACAGATAAAAAGAAGCTTCTAGAAAGAACTGGAGCTGGTTCCATCTGGTTCGCCATCTTGAAGAgttaacacacacacaaatacatgcatacatatattgtaTACGTTTATCCATATGGTTTTTGATTTTGCGAAGAATTAAGCGAATTTATTCGACTTGGTGGAAGATCGGTGTCTTGAGTCAGAGTCAATGCGCAGGACTCGGATAGTCATCCCGGAAGATCATGCGAAGCTATATAGGTAAAGGAAATTATATGCAGTTTTTTGTAGATTTAACACCTCTATGTTGTTTTCTCAGAGATTAGACACAACTAGAGTCACAGCTCTTGACTGATAGCCGTGAGATCTGACTGGAGGCGCGATTGCAGTTTGTCAGTTAATAAAATCTAAGGTTGTACTTCTTTAAACTTAAACACACATAATTTAGGGGatagttttttttgtttatttttgtatcTCTTGCAgactttttgttcaatttGAAATGGATTTAGGAAAGATTTTAGAAGGTTTGCATACctcaattttatttatttttgtatggACAAATCATCAAAAAGAGCCCTCTCATAATATATTAGGCCAGATAAAACTATGGTCATGGTGCAACAGGTCCTTGTATTCATAAAACCTTTTAAGAGAACGCTCCCGGGCTTCGCCACAAAAATACATTTTACtcaatttaataaaaaatGTTCACACCTAACAAACCGAAACCCAAACCCCAAAATGACAAAAACTGTGTAAATGTTAAGCCGGATTTGATGGAAACAAATGTACATTAATCCCCCTCCAGGAGAGGGCTGGGGGTGCCAGAGCCGACAggcagaaagaaagaaagaacaaAATCAATACGGCAAATGAGGCATGCAAATAGATGAACTTGCATCAACTTTTGTGGATACTTTCCCTCATCTTACTgcaaaataaaacaaacagCAAAGTGGCAAAAGTATAAAACAAAAACTTTTGTGGGGActcctccccccctccccgaAGGCATAATCATTTATTTTCGACACATCATTTATCAAGCTGGGCGCCAGGAAGCAGCTTGCCACGCCCCTGCCGACCCATTCTTCTACCTCATTTCGTCGCTTAAAAACTTCCCCCCTTCTAtagttttttttaaattttctgATGGAACAGGGGTGTTGGAGCCAGCATTAAAACTTTGCCGACGCATTTTTTGATTGAAGACTCTGGAAAAACATGAACATTCTCTCGGTTCTCTTCTGTTTGCCGTGGTCTTTGGGGCAAGAaacaggccaggccaggccaactTCGGTCATGTTCATCAATTTGACCTCATCCAGGGAGGGGCAGGctctggaactggaactggaactcgGTCCGGCTTGATGTGGTTCGGTTTCTGTTTTTGCAAATTGAATGAAATTTGTGGGCGAGCTGTCAGCGGGCGGGTTCCAACAAGGTCCGTACATGATTGAAGGGCGGTTCtggcgtcgtcgtcgtcgtcgtcggtgGCGTTGGTGGTGATGGATGCCAAGGTAGGACGAccttttaactgaaaaatatTTCTTGGCCTGGACTGGCACCATTTAAAGTTTGTTTGCCGCATCTTTGACCTTACCCTTTGTTCTTGGAAATATTTACCTTAAAAATGTCTTCGTTGATTGGGTCTCCTCTATTTTCTGGAggttatttttatttttggtatTATCTGCAATCTATTATTAATTAACCTGTTTATTTCTTGTATATTATCGATTTAAAATGGTTACAACCAAAGACAAAGCAATAGTTAGATGAGTAAAGCCCGTACATTTATTTGGTATACGATTTTTCCAGGGTGGATTTTGAAAGTGGCTCCAGGAAAGTGCTCTCATTGCACATTGTTGATTGATACATTCAAATTTCTTCTTTGTCTGGTGACAATTCCAGTCCAAATGTGCTTTCTGTATGTCAAAAGCTGAGTTCTCGTCTTACTAACCAAGGACTCTTTCTGTCGTACTGGCCAATCAGGGCGCTTTGTTCCTTTGCTATGGAAACACCTATTTCAGTCGCCTGGCCATTGGAACCGAAACTGTATTCGAATGCATATCTTGAATGGATTTCACTTCTCGGTGAATGATTGCAAAGGGAAACTGAAAGAAAGGAGAGGCGGAGAAATCATAAATTTAAAGGGAAAATCAAATTACGGACTTTTCAGCCATCATCAAGGCAGCAGCTTCTCCTTCGCACTTCTCTACGGACTTTCATTCCCCCAAAAACCCAAAACATAATTCACAGATTTGCTTTGCCATCGCCTTCTGTTGCCTGTCGTTCTGTAACGCTCTGGAACAGGCATATGGCACACAACCCTTCGACCACCTCCGATTGTTCTTGTTTCTCCTGGCATAAGGGACCACACAGCATGTGCTGCCTCCTCCTGGTCGGCCTTCTTGGGCTCCTGCCCTGCCCTTGGTCACTGCTGGACTAACACAATGCGTACCATTTGGGACGTTTAACTCTTTGGCTAGTACCCGGTAATTGAGGAGTAAAAGGGTGTCATGTATTCGTGAAGGTGTATGTAACAGGCAGTAGTCAATTATCTCTCTAGCAGACCGCTCGCCTATCCGTTCCCTGGTACTCGGGTCTTGCCACGAATCCTGTGATACCGAATCTACTAATCAACAGATCTGCTATGAGACAACCAAGAAATCGTATTCCTAGGTACTGTCCAGTCGGAATTCTTGTCTGTATCGTTCGCAAATGTTGGTTTTCATGATTTGGTCTTCATTTGGTGTTCATTTTGGGTCGAATCCTTGCCAAGGTGGGGGCAGGGGGTTTACCGTCAGCTGGTTAAACACACAAGTCTAGAATGGAGTCACATGACAGAAGGAAAACATTGTGCACCCAAAAACCAGACGCATATTTCAGAGCCAAATGTTTGGCCTCAGTTAATCTAGGAGTTTGGGGACAAGTCCAGTGTCAAAACAGGGGGAGGGGGAATGAGCTGTGGTTCCTTGGAGTAGTTCGTGCAACAAAAACGGACTCTGGTCAATGTCAGACACAAAGTTGCCACTGCACCGGAATCGACTTCGGGCCAAGAAAAACACCAAAGTTGATCAAGAACTTTTCCTCAGTGAGAGGTGCACCAGCAACAAAGAATACTCGTATTCCCCCCTACCACCCATCCCAGCTATTACTCGTATTTTGCAACGCACATTTCTCTAGACAATAACTAATTTTCACCATGCACACGTCCAAGTTGTGGAACGCCGCACCCGGACGTGGACCCGGACCCGTCCTCAGGTCGGGTTTGAGCTGTAGTTCCCGCCCGAGAGCCGGATGAACTTTTTGCGACAAGAGTTTGAGAGCCACTTGGCAGACTGCTGCCCCCCGTACTCTGTTCAGCTTCACTTCTCGACTTCGTTGGCAGATCCTAAACTTTAGCAAATTGCACAGTTAGGTGGCGTGGGGCATGTGTTGGAAAACGTCAAGAAAGCGCCACTGCAGCATAATTGGCAGAGCGCGAATATTTCGATGCTATTTAGAATTTAGAGTTTAAATTTAACAATCGAGTTACTCGGACCAACCGAATTCGCATAGCCTCTCGACTGGTGCCGGCAGCTTTCCAATGATAGCGAATTTAAATCACTTTCGATGACTACAGATACAATAGGAAGGTGTAGTTTTATTAAACTATCGTTAACTGTCCAGTATTTGAGGAATGTGGATACCCTCAGAGAGAAAGGTAACACGAGGACAGCGACTACAACTACGAGAACAGTGAGGAGAATGTTACTATTAGAGAATATTATTATTAGAGccgctaaaaataaaaatcgaGTCAGGCAGCAGCCACTTCCGAGTTCTATTCGGATGAGCTGCTGCTCTGGATACTCTCTGAGCTTGGATTCAGAAATATTGCCTTTGCCAAGAACCCACCGATTGAGCCTACACAATTATAGTTTTCCAAATACTGAATTTGACACACAATAAATAGTGAAGAGGGGAGTTTCTTTCTTCAGTATCCTTAGTATTCGGTTATCATTTTTTGGGTAACAAGATGCGGTTTTCACAGTTTGTAGGAAGTACTCTAGTATTTGAGTTACACGTACATATTACCTTTTAGTTTTCTATGACCAATGGCTATGGC
The sequence above is a segment of the Drosophila miranda strain MSH22 chromosome 4, D.miranda_PacBio2.1, whole genome shotgun sequence genome. Coding sequences within it:
- the LOC108163535 gene encoding uncharacterized protein LOC108163535 isoform X2, coding for MSKKCSVRTLSDSALAELANLLVSTISYVQYAPDVHLDINIVMVELNEYLAQSGATSNIYQDLLRVILSSDYLDANMRFTCLQMLLNCGVTFLFTEVFPFSYYEKILQVIAAQGAGLRVLNIKGIWVKEEHMHYMYDIVRRCKQLVKLYVPYIANDQLLEEIGKWSTRLQILDISGETDITEIGIDVLAKGVCSQSLTVVDVGMPGEENICYSDIALILEHCPQVETLSTYSFVGASLKFIFDNVDDHFKCRLRYVHDTATDEATLQVIMQTCPRLETLYLDSPKTGSLRALHTRTLRKLKINRFVVAELLPLLERPIGRNLRHLTMIKGTGNLELGKLARLCPSLIDLDCYLIDSLSYGQAQAKFQQLEGLEILSSAIMTSSLKAFLCSCTDLKRMAVDTVDFTDEDIISMFVQHDFKVLEDIWFTLAPELTVQAVELLLESCPELQSVGQLTGWSLTPDDLALIRGLLKSGNSSIRLQ
- the LOC108163535 gene encoding uncharacterized protein LOC108163535 isoform X1, with product MSKKCSVRTLSDSALAELANLLVSTISYVQYAPDVHLDINIVMVELNEYLAQSGATSNIYQDLLRVILSSDYLDANMRFTCLQMLLNCGVTFLFTEVFPFSYYEKILQVIAAQGAGLRVLNIKGIWVKEEHMHYMYDIVRRCKQLVKLYVPYIANDQLLEEIGKWSTRLQILDISGETDITEIGIDVLAKGVCSQSLTVVDVGMPGEENICYSDIALILEHCPQVETLSTYSFVGASLKFIFDNVDDHFKCRLRYVHDTATDEATLQVIMQTCPRLETLYLDSPKTGSLRALHTRTLRKLKINRFVVAELLPLLERPIGRNLRHLTMIKGTGNLELGKLARLCPSLIDLDCYLIDSLSYGQAQAKFQQLEGLEILSSAIMTSSLKAFLCSCTDLKRMAVDTVDFTDEDIISMFVQHDFKVLEDIWFTLAPELTVQAVELLLESCPELQSVGQLTGWSLTPDDLALIRGLLKSGNSSIVLTPNGFLA
- the LOC108163538 gene encoding putative oligosaccharyltransferase complex subunit CG9662, yielding MIETLYSLPFHILVPPNIKVRRFSIPMPSPMAVFSVILLSYFLVTGGIIYDVIVEPPSVGATVDEHGHSRPVAFMPYRVNGQYIMEGLASSFLFTVGGLGFIIMDQTHSPGKTNLNRLLLTAMGFIFILVSFFTTWLFMRMKLPSYLHP
- the LOC108163537 gene encoding serine/threonine-protein phosphatase 2A activator, coding for MADASAYEAVILPTIAKRVQNIGDLGLWLRSRAYHDLIGYINGTSSAIQGIKSTDPMYESDMLRKLLRIFELLEKLVEKYPPLDQPQRFGNKAYRDWARDMREQLPELLGQLLPPSKQKYLNELQQYLTEAFGNATRIDYGTGHELSFMFFLCALFKAEILDEQDIVSAALRLFKRYLEFARQLQRTYNMEPAGSQGVWSLDDFQFVPFIWGSAQLSVRSPFDPAKFVEEQIINDYKDQYMFISCIDYICKVKTGHFGEHSNQLWSITDVPSWVKINMGLVKMYQKEILSKFPVIQHVFFGDLMSFDTVTAGTTITSARLGHVAPPPSKRKCIVPTLVPQAPQTQAPPPPTEALVNDQNAGDSSSESSDSSVVLRPSASASTASLVAAAEGSGDNLNDIPKDTAAE
- the LOC108163536 gene encoding bromodomain-containing protein 3-like translates to MDSMDLMDSALPELQPRISSPPDVDLELDISTMLEVHLDVNLPTMPEVKVLPEVKPFLPPLPEVDLSAMLMVKLQDDFSTMHKVMEEPGPSALLPKVKFESRLVKPKKKLSEALKVCNEILIVLFSRKHSAYARPFYKPVDVQNLGLYDYYNIIKTPMDMGTVKQKLDNRVYKSASAFAADMQLIFSNCYKYNPAHHNIVTKCEKLQLAFEMLYVKVPDEILRDSSSEDEEEVCSDVENESTSDEEVDIDCSPKMDIFKTCNHMEEKRKLKLEKKTRAIVEDLLSAKRRIIDKNIIGLEHETEKLAEEISALKKGKKPGEKMINTVLNESSSDEDISDKLRISQSMVETALFKVNILMQGNCKLIQDKNKYKRVEKGFSAKGKIIDKNPIDLEEEIGKLTEEISAMQNFEKPENKGIISVSGFSSGLRQPTLPPGGKKATIISGNETGWKIPMRKRKRAFRPHLHARMNCKSRTNLMAAFEDTL